The region AGGCATTCCATTACGGAGAGTCAAATAAAGTAAAAGCCCATTAATTCAAGATTTACGACATAAGTCTCTCAATATATACTCTTGGATAAGCATTTAGATGCATAGATACATTTCATTTGTTAATCTGTTGTATAATACGTGGTCGAAGAAGTCAATTCGGACCACCGGACACCTTGTCGATGAGTTTCGATACGATACGTCATATATGAAAAATGCTATATATGGGCATAAAAGCACGcgttaatcaaatttattgcAATGAagtaatttctaatttccatGCAATACGAACTGCTGTCAATAGGTTTATTTTATATTGGATGTAACAATAATGTCCGAACGTGTTTCATTTAATTTAAACTTATCATATTTTGCATTTCATCTCGCACGCCGCACCAGCATCTCCACATGTTTTGCCAACGCTCtgataagtttgaatttctttAAGAGACATTGATTCAAAATTGTACATAAGTCCTCTATTATACGATATATTTACTAATGAAAGATATGTATACAGGCTAGTATTGCAATATACTAGTCGATCTCTGTTTCGTGACTGGATCGGGTAATTAGAGGAAATTTGCGTGCCAAAAAAGGATAGTACAGCGCATTGAAATCGGCAACGAGATCCTTGGTAACCGTCACGCTGTCTCCCAATAGAGCAGTTACCTTCGTATTTTATGTCGCCACTTTGCAAGTACCGGTTAAATGCTTGATGCGTATCGCTTGTTAAAGCCGTATATGTTTCGAACTATCAGAATATGATACTGATATAACAATCTAGCATATCATGACTGCAGATCATGCAATCAACTATAGATTCCAATGAGACAAGATCAAGGCCTGTCCTTTAGTATCAGCATTTCTGGATTCACACCGTATAGAAATGGAGAACAGACATTTCTTATTTTGTCATTCCCTATAAATTCGACGTACAGAGTCTTATCTTGATCATCGACACTAATTCATCTACATTTGCATgcataaaatcattcattaacatACAAAAGGTATCAACGCTCGTATTGCCCCTAGAGTTTTCATTTCCAATCTAGAAGCTAGGGTGGGATATGATTTTCAAGACCCGCGACCGTACATATACTGAGCCAAGGCTTTTTATAGATGTTGTCATAAAAACGTGTTTTATGTCATGCATATTGTAATCATGTGTACAAAttgtaaagaaaaaaattacgatTGTACTTGGTTAACTGCCGAACTGTGCGCGGAGATTTACTGGGTCACTATTACGCTATTAACCACAAAATCCCCTTTTCAGTGATATTGATACGTTTTTTGTATGTAATAAACTCTAAATTTGAATAAGCTGCTAAAaggcaatatttcatttttcatttttccccAGAACTCACCCATATAAATAAAACCTTGTTTGGCATTGACGTATACTGCATTTATATATAACATATAAAGTCAACCATACGCCTTTTTCCTTTTCATTAAAAAGCCCATTTCTATTCTACCATTCATGTGAcctatttagggttttctgatcATTCGGCAGAAAACTCTATTGTAATTCCcttgattattatcatgatGCATATTTTCCTTCACTGGACACTTTTCACTTAAAGTACATAGTCTTTCTTTCGTTACCGCCATTTTCGATAACATCTACTTATGATCACTTACAAATGCCGCCGATAGTATTTTGACGAATCAACGTTATAAAAAGCACAATCAAGCCGTAATCATCGTAAATTTGGCCGCACTGATTAGTCCACCATTCTGGTGAATCGAGGCATGTTTTGCGGCCATGCATAGACGGCAGCACCAATTCCGATGTAGAGTGGGGTTATCGACAACGATTCGgacaaatcaattcaataaggACTTATTGCTTCCAAGTAGCAGAATCATTAATGCAGGAAAGCTGTTATCGCTACTGTACAGCTTTAGTTCTGAATTGCTATTTTCAGGCTTTCTGTCCTTCATATCAGCTACGGAAAAACCCCCCATCGTAACAATAGAAGGAAAGCCAGGAGAGGTCATCCCATCTGTAAATGATAATGTCATCGTTAAATGTAAGAGTTTCGTGGCCAATGGAGCCAAACCGAAGCTTTCTGGAACAGCAAACATGGTCACCTTAATAGTCAATGATAAGACACAAATGGAGAAAATTAACACGCGTCGCTATTCCAAAGTTGCTGGAAAAAtgtctgaaataaaaatcgcGGGTGCGTATTCTGCATTATAAACTTTATTAATTTCAAGCTGAGTAATGATGTGATGAATGACCTGATGACCTTTTAACAGATTTTGGGCAActtatgatatttgtatttaatTCATAGGCATCAAACCAGCCGATGGTGGTTTCTACGCATGCGTCGGTGCTCCACATGAAGGTTTTGGTGTTAGCCCATCTATTGAATTAACTGTAAGAGGTAAGCGAAATAAGTTAAACGAAATATTAAATATGAACGTGTTCGACAAATTCAAACCGATTTCCTAAAAACGTTGTTTTCTTCTAGATTCGCCAACGGTTACGATGGAAGGAGTGAGAGAAGGCCAAGTGATTAAAGTAAAAGAAATGGACGAGCttccaattgattgtaaaGCTAGCGgcaaatataaaaatacaaaGTTGACTGTGAAGATAGGCGAACAGGATGTTCTTCCAAAGCTGAACAAAACCAGCTCCTTCAATTGGAATCCGACTTCTTCTGAAGGTCCAACTCAGATGAACCCACGCTGGACCGGTTCGGCGAAAGGCAAAGTCGAAATTGGGGTCAAAGACCACGACATGAAAGTAGTCTGCAAGGCGAGCGTCGGTTCACCAAAATTAGACAAATCATTCTCATTTACATTGAATGTAGAAGGTAAATCCATCAATATTGATCTCTAGAACATGATTTCACTGTACGCTTCTGATTTATAGCCCCAGAGGATTGAAATGCTGCTCAATTAATTCTGGTAATGTCATTAAATATTCTTCCCTTGAAAACAGCCATCGACTCTATATTGTGTAAAGGAAATAGGGCTATTTGGGTACTGTGGGCTTGATTCACGAATTTAAAACCCCTGAGGGGATTGTCACGCAACTGTGCCTCACCTATTTCACCATacgcaaattcaaatttcagctAATCCGAGAAAGATGAATTGCACTGTGGACAAAACGATTATCGAACTGGGCGACAAGGTGACCTACTCATGTCGGTTCGCTTCGAAACCCGTGCCGAAAACTGTGCTTTGGAATTACAAGTTGAATGACGGTGAGGTATTTAATTTGACTTCACCGGGcataaatgaaaagaaaactatGACTACAAAGCAAATGGAGGTatgaatattgattttatatagacTTAAAATTGCATAAGATCGTGCCATTGATATATGAATTTGACATATATACCCTGGCGGGGTTTCGGGTATATTCacatgaatttgaataaagatATACCATGTGTGATTCAACTAGCTCAAATTTCCCCtcaaattttttctaaatcgtcTACTGGTTGCTGTTTTAAAGATCTGGGGTCGTTAACTTATCATTTTTTGTCTTTCAGTCGGGAAAGACGCACATCGAAGCTACGCTCTCGATTGAGTACAAATATAGGTACATGTTAGAAATGGAAGATGTAACGCTAAAGGTTGTGAACTCCTATGGACTTATGGACCATGTTTTCCCTCAGTTAACGATAAGTAAGTCAGTTACTGATACGTACTACTTTTATCGACAATTTTAGGCTCATCTTCACCTGAAAGTACGAAGTATATTGTGTCTCCTTTGTTTGAAAACCTTTCTATAATTGACATATATCATATTTGTGGGGGGCTTTGCCTTAAACCTGTCGAGAGGAACATAAGAAACCAGCGAAAGTgtgtaatttgattttaactaTCGTTGTTTACTTCTCTTTGTAACTCCTTCATATACTGGGCATTCTGTCACACATTGCTTTAGTTTTtcgaacatttttttctgtttttttttttcaactcgagtattattatttatttcaattatatcTGTCAGCCTCTGTTCACACTCTTAAAAGTTAACGTCAATGTTGTGTGTTTTTTTAAAAGATTTGCCG is a window of Tubulanus polymorphus chromosome 2, tnTubPoly1.2, whole genome shotgun sequence DNA encoding:
- the LOC141900205 gene encoding uncharacterized protein LOC141900205, with the translated sequence MDFIKSVILIAMGFLSFISATEKPPIVTIEGKPGEVIPSVNDNVIVKCKSFVANGAKPKLSGTANMVTLIVNDKTQMEKINTRRYSKVAGKMSEIKIAGIKPADGGFYACVGAPHEGFGVSPSIELTVRDSPTVTMEGVREGQVIKVKEMDELPIDCKASGKYKNTKLTVKIGEQDVLPKLNKTSSFNWNPTSSEGPTQMNPRWTGSAKGKVEIGVKDHDMKVVCKASVGSPKLDKSFSFTLNVEANPRKMNCTVDKTIIELGDKVTYSCRFASKPVPKTVLWNYKLNDGEVFNLTSPGINEKKTMTTKQMESGKTHIEATLSIEYKYRYMLEMEDVTLKVVNSYGLMDHVFPQLTINLPDNIEGSAMSLRISLGTVLICLLAVVSHRF